One genomic region from Spirulina subsalsa PCC 9445 encodes:
- a CDS encoding mannose-1-phosphate guanylyltransferase: MSPSLIPVILAGGKGERFWPLSRRQRPKQFLSLDGSGRSLLQATADRLLEIAGGWDKLWVITSALIAEGVREQLPELPEGNLLVEPEGRDTAPAVAWATLEVAKREGEEAVIGFFPADHWIGNQAAYGATLEAAATLAAQEQAIVTLGIKPAYASTGYGYIEQGEKQGDYDGLPVYRVSRFTEKPDLATAEQFIETGKFSWNSGMFIFRASVVLGELAQYAPHILKPLQEQGKGAYATLEKKSIDYALMEKTQLTYVLPGDFGWDDLGDWNAIERLLKGEAANVELGDHLGRDTQGAIIYASDGGETIVTIGVEDLVIVRDRNVTLVAHKSRTQEIKQVLQQLQNHPRVDELL; this comes from the coding sequence ATGAGTCCATCATTAATTCCGGTAATTCTCGCGGGGGGGAAAGGCGAACGGTTTTGGCCCCTGAGTCGGAGACAACGACCGAAGCAATTTCTAAGTTTAGATGGCAGTGGTCGGAGTTTACTACAAGCTACAGCCGACCGATTACTGGAGATAGCCGGAGGATGGGATAAACTTTGGGTGATTACATCGGCATTAATTGCTGAGGGAGTCCGAGAACAATTACCGGAATTACCCGAGGGGAATTTGTTGGTGGAACCTGAAGGGCGAGATACCGCCCCGGCCGTGGCTTGGGCGACCTTGGAGGTAGCGAAACGGGAAGGGGAAGAGGCCGTGATTGGCTTTTTCCCGGCTGACCACTGGATTGGCAATCAGGCGGCCTATGGTGCGACACTGGAAGCGGCGGCAACGCTAGCGGCTCAGGAACAGGCCATTGTAACATTAGGCATTAAGCCCGCTTACGCTTCGACGGGCTACGGGTATATCGAACAGGGGGAGAAACAGGGGGATTATGACGGATTGCCTGTCTATCGGGTGAGTCGCTTTACGGAAAAACCTGATTTAGCCACGGCCGAGCAATTTATTGAGACGGGTAAGTTTAGCTGGAATAGTGGGATGTTCATTTTCCGGGCGAGTGTGGTTTTAGGGGAGTTGGCGCAATATGCCCCCCATATTCTTAAGCCTTTGCAGGAACAGGGGAAAGGGGCTTACGCCACATTAGAAAAGAAAAGCATTGACTACGCCCTGATGGAAAAAACCCAACTGACTTATGTCTTGCCGGGGGATTTTGGCTGGGATGATTTGGGGGATTGGAATGCCATTGAACGGCTGTTAAAGGGGGAGGCGGCTAATGTGGAGTTAGGGGATCATCTGGGGCGAGATACTCAGGGGGCGATTATCTACGCCAGTGATGGGGGGGAGACGATTGTGACCATTGGGGTGGAGGATTTGGTGATTGTGCGCGATCGCAATGTCACCCTCGTAGCCCACAAAAGCCGCACCCAAGAGATTAAGCAAGTCCTCCAGCAACTCCAAAATCATCCCCGAGTCGATGAGTTGCTCTAA
- the map gene encoding type I methionyl aminopeptidase translates to MNILGNLLQSQKKQAKEPTQALPPLKKKRRGIQIKSEVEIERMRESSRIVATVLKELAQRVKPGMTTADLDDYAEQRIRDMGAVPSFKGYHGFPASICICINQEVVHGIPNPKKVIRSGDVVKIDTGAFKDGYHGDSCITVAVGRVSPEAARLIRVAEESLYKGIEQVKAGNSLLDIAGAIEDHVKAQGYSVVEDYTGHGVGHNLHEEPAVFHFRTRQLPNVKLKPGMTLAIEPIINAGSKVTRVLRDRWTVVTVDQSLSAQFEHTVLVTPDGYEILTDRNRV, encoded by the coding sequence ATGAATATTTTAGGAAATTTATTACAGTCTCAGAAAAAACAAGCGAAGGAACCGACTCAGGCATTACCTCCCCTGAAAAAGAAGCGTCGGGGGATTCAAATAAAATCCGAGGTCGAAATAGAACGGATGCGGGAATCTAGCCGGATTGTGGCAACGGTTCTCAAGGAATTAGCCCAACGGGTTAAACCGGGGATGACGACGGCGGATTTAGATGATTATGCCGAGCAGAGGATTCGGGACATGGGGGCGGTTCCGAGTTTTAAGGGATATCATGGTTTTCCCGCTTCCATTTGCATCTGTATCAATCAGGAAGTGGTGCATGGCATCCCAAACCCCAAAAAGGTCATCCGGTCGGGAGATGTCGTGAAAATCGATACAGGGGCTTTTAAGGACGGTTATCATGGGGACTCTTGTATTACGGTGGCTGTGGGGAGGGTGAGTCCGGAGGCGGCGCGCTTGATTCGGGTGGCAGAGGAGTCTTTGTATAAGGGGATTGAACAGGTTAAGGCGGGGAATTCCCTGTTGGATATTGCGGGGGCGATTGAGGATCATGTTAAGGCACAGGGTTATAGTGTCGTGGAAGATTATACGGGGCATGGGGTGGGGCATAATCTCCATGAAGAACCGGCTGTTTTCCACTTTCGGACGCGGCAGTTACCCAATGTGAAGTTAAAACCGGGGATGACTTTGGCGATTGAACCGATTATTAATGCCGGGTCTAAGGTGACTCGGGTTTTGCGCGATCGCTGGACGGTGGTCACAGTAGATCAATCTCTCTCGGCACAGTTTGAACACACGGTTTTAGTTACCCCCGATGGCTATGAGATTCTGACGGATCGGAATCGGGTTTAG
- a CDS encoding RNA-guided endonuclease InsQ/TnpB family protein: MLNLTYNYKIIPTKEQTEKIELNLTVCQSVWNYALAKRKLWSNSRSCQVNACSIRSEYIVAPFEYPNYPTQSANLTQAKKTNDFLKSGNAQAMQQTLRKLERAFNDMKSKGLGFPRFKRNMKSFNLVSSRIEVNGNKLKMPLLGKVKLVKSRDIPEGFKIKQVQVIKKASGYYVNLAIELDVNIPTPIPHGHALGIDVGIQSMLATSDGLILPRPKFLDKARRKIKLLQRRLRNKNKGSNKWQKLQHRIALLHEAVANRRKDYHFKLAHQLCDGVGSKTAWINCGRCARGQTAQ; encoded by the coding sequence ATGCTTAACCTTACTTACAACTACAAGATAATTCCAACCAAAGAGCAGACAGAGAAGATCGAATTAAATTTAACTGTCTGCCAATCTGTTTGGAACTATGCTTTGGCCAAAAGAAAGCTTTGGTCTAACAGTCGTAGTTGTCAGGTTAACGCTTGCTCTATTCGTTCTGAATATATTGTTGCTCCCTTTGAATATCCTAACTACCCTACTCAATCTGCCAATTTAACCCAAGCTAAAAAGACTAACGATTTCCTTAAGTCTGGTAATGCCCAAGCGATGCAGCAAACATTGCGGAAATTGGAGCGGGCGTTTAACGACATGAAAAGCAAGGGACTAGGTTTTCCTCGCTTCAAAAGGAACATGAAGTCTTTTAATTTAGTTAGTAGCAGAATTGAAGTCAATGGTAACAAGCTAAAGATGCCTCTATTGGGTAAAGTTAAGCTGGTCAAATCAAGGGATATTCCAGAGGGTTTTAAGATCAAACAAGTTCAAGTAATCAAGAAAGCATCGGGTTACTATGTCAACTTAGCAATTGAGCTTGATGTTAATATCCCAACCCCAATACCTCATGGTCACGCTTTGGGGATTGATGTTGGGATTCAAAGTATGCTGGCAACTTCCGACGGTTTGATTCTTCCTAGACCGAAGTTTTTAGATAAAGCACGGCGTAAGATTAAATTACTACAAAGAAGGCTTAGGAATAAAAACAAAGGTTCTAATAAATGGCAGAAGCTACAGCATCGGATCGCTCTATTACATGAAGCCGTAGCCAACAGAAGAAAGGATTACCATTTCAAGTTAGCCCATCAACTCTGTGATGGAGTCGGTAGTAAAACAGCGTGGATTAACTGCGGTCGGTGCGCCCGTGGTCAAACAGCCCAGTAA
- a CDS encoding PEP-CTERM sorting domain-containing protein produces MKKFISTVLVSSAIVATGLAFTAPEAFAQGRPGGGGGGGGGGGQQGQTCDVNNFDPAASFCEGSFDGNDVNFAAEINDVFGIGDLGLTWNLDAKIDIESSGLVLSGPNTLDFGVSVLYNSTTEGSQGTWNFGTGLFDEAFVIVLKAANSFSAYYFEAGTSISQGWWDTIGTSANRNGTAAELSHISLYLASSPGGGDDDTSVPEPATLLGLALVGGAFGLSRRRSS; encoded by the coding sequence ATGAAAAAATTTATCTCTACTGTACTCGTCTCTTCCGCCATTGTCGCTACCGGATTAGCCTTCACTGCACCTGAAGCCTTTGCTCAAGGTCGTCCGGGTGGTGGTGGCGGCGGTGGCGGTGGTGGCGGCCAACAAGGTCAAACCTGTGATGTGAACAACTTTGATCCTGCCGCCTCTTTTTGTGAAGGGTCTTTTGATGGCAATGATGTTAATTTTGCGGCTGAAATCAATGATGTGTTTGGGATTGGCGATTTGGGCTTAACTTGGAACTTGGATGCCAAAATTGACATTGAAAGTAGTGGTTTAGTTTTATCGGGTCCCAATACCTTAGATTTCGGCGTTTCCGTCCTTTACAACAGCACCACGGAAGGCAGTCAAGGGACTTGGAATTTTGGGACTGGTTTATTTGATGAAGCATTTGTCATCGTTCTCAAAGCAGCCAACTCCTTCAGCGCTTATTACTTTGAAGCGGGTACATCCATTTCTCAAGGGTGGTGGGATACCATTGGAACCTCTGCTAACCGTAATGGTACTGCCGCCGAATTGTCCCACATTTCCCTCTACTTAGCCAGTTCTCCGGGTGGTGGTGATGATGACACCAGCGTACCTGAACCTGCTACCTTATTAGGTTTAGCCTTAGTGGGTGGTGCTTTTGGTTTAAGCCGTCGTCGGTCTTCCTAG
- a CDS encoding PEP-CTERM sorting domain-containing protein: protein MKKFISTLLVSSALVTTGLAFAAPEAFAQQVGQTCDVNNFDPAASMCEGSFEGNDVNFAAEINDVFGIGDLGLTWNMDAKIDITENGGGVLSGPNSLDFGVSVLYNNSTEGSKGTWNFGTGLYDEAFVIVLKAATSYSAYFFEAGTSISQGWWDTIGTSANARNGKAAELSHISLYLASSPDPNPVPEPVTLLGLALVGGAFGLSRRRSS, encoded by the coding sequence ATGAAAAAATTTATCTCTACGTTACTCGTCTCTTCCGCCCTCGTTACTACCGGATTAGCCTTCGCTGCACCTGAAGCCTTCGCGCAACAAGTGGGTCAAACCTGTGACGTGAACAACTTTGATCCCGCCGCCTCCATGTGTGAAGGGTCTTTTGAGGGCAATGATGTTAACTTTGCGGCTGAAATCAATGATGTGTTTGGGATTGGCGATTTAGGCTTAACTTGGAATATGGACGCCAAAATCGATATCACAGAAAATGGGGGTGGTGTATTATCGGGTCCGAATAGCTTAGATTTCGGCGTTTCCGTCCTCTACAACAACAGCACGGAAGGCAGTAAAGGAACTTGGAATTTCGGCACAGGTTTATATGATGAGGCATTCGTCATCGTTCTCAAAGCGGCTACTTCCTATAGTGCTTATTTCTTTGAAGCGGGAACTTCCATTTCTCAAGGTTGGTGGGACACCATTGGAACCTCTGCCAACGCCCGCAATGGTAAGGCTGCTGAATTGTCTCACATCTCCCTCTACTTAGCCAGTTCTCCTGATCCTAATCCTGTGCCTGAACCTGTTACTTTATTAGGTTTAGCCTTAGTGGGTGGTGCGTTTGGTTTAAGCCGTCGTCGTTCTTCCTAA
- a CDS encoding Zn-dependent hydrolase produces MILRNSPPSFVVNRDRLIRTLEHLGSIGEIPNGGVCRLAYSPEDIAARKLVQQWMREAGMRVQIDSAGNIIGRYDGENPQASALATGSHLDTVPTGGRYDGALGILAGLEMVRVLQENQVRLHRPVEVIVFTDEEGTMIGSKAMSGSLVNDSGYYRRPDGTDIQTCLRRVGGDWDTIYQAKRSPQALAAFVELHVEQGPILESMGQSIGVVEGIVGQRRYQIIIEGQANHAGTTPMYLRVDALVTAAKIVLAVQDIGNSPGQQVATVGQLNVFPNAVNVIPGRVEMSLDIRDLSNRHLEALMEQLRLQLEEIANTTQSKIYLNPCLHNEPALAEPYIQQIIAQVCDELQLTYTHLPSRASHDAQELARITDMGMIFVPSAAGVSHAVTEYTTPEDCVNGAQVLLETFFKLGLAE; encoded by the coding sequence ATGATTTTGCGTAACTCCCCCCCCTCTTTTGTGGTTAATCGCGATCGCCTAATTCGGACTCTGGAACATTTAGGCTCCATTGGCGAAATTCCTAATGGGGGAGTCTGTCGTTTAGCCTACTCCCCAGAAGATATTGCAGCGCGGAAGTTAGTCCAGCAGTGGATGAGAGAAGCAGGGATGAGGGTACAGATTGACAGTGCAGGGAATATTATTGGTCGGTATGACGGAGAAAATCCCCAGGCCTCTGCTTTAGCGACGGGATCTCACTTGGACACCGTTCCCACGGGAGGCCGTTATGATGGGGCCTTGGGTATCCTCGCTGGATTGGAAATGGTGCGCGTATTGCAGGAAAACCAAGTCCGCTTACATCGCCCAGTTGAGGTCATTGTCTTTACCGATGAAGAAGGGACAATGATTGGCAGTAAGGCGATGTCGGGGAGTTTGGTCAATGATTCGGGCTATTATCGCCGCCCCGATGGGACAGACATTCAAACCTGTTTAAGGCGGGTGGGGGGGGATTGGGATACTATTTATCAAGCTAAACGCAGTCCCCAAGCGTTGGCGGCCTTTGTGGAGTTGCACGTTGAACAGGGGCCTATTTTGGAGTCAATGGGGCAGTCTATCGGGGTGGTGGAGGGGATTGTCGGACAACGGCGCTATCAAATTATTATTGAGGGTCAAGCAAATCATGCTGGGACAACGCCCATGTATCTGCGGGTGGATGCTTTAGTGACGGCGGCTAAAATTGTCTTGGCCGTGCAGGATATTGGCAATAGTCCCGGTCAACAGGTGGCAACGGTGGGGCAGTTGAATGTTTTTCCTAATGCGGTGAATGTGATTCCGGGACGGGTGGAAATGAGTCTAGATATTCGGGATTTATCCAATCGACATCTAGAGGCGTTGATGGAACAATTGCGGCTACAGTTGGAAGAAATTGCCAACACTACCCAGAGCAAAATATACCTCAATCCCTGTCTACACAATGAACCCGCCCTCGCAGAACCCTACATTCAACAAATCATTGCCCAAGTCTGTGATGAGTTACAACTAACCTATACCCACCTCCCCAGTCGGGCGAGTCATGATGCCCAAGAATTAGCCCGCATCACCGACATGGGGATGATTTTTGTCCCCTCGGCCGCTGGGGTGAGTCATGCGGTGACAGAATACACTACCCCAGAGGATTGTGTGAACGGCGCTCAAGTGTTGTTAGAAACGTTTTTTAAGTTGGGGTTGGCTGAATAG
- the crtH gene encoding carotenoid isomerase: MTKTAPTPSHPASTRPDYDVIVIGSGIGGLVTATQLAAKGAKVLVLERYLIPGGSAGYFEREGYCFDVGASMIFGFGTEGTTNLLTRALDAVGMKIETIPDSCQIHYHLPQGLELKVHRDYEQFLGELGDRFPQERQGIRRFYDECWRVFNCLNVMELLSLEELGYLFRVFFQHPLACLGLVKYLPQNVGDIARRYIKDPELLKFIDMECYCWSVVPAAKTPMINAGMVFSDRHYGGINYPKGGVGQIAQKLVEGLEKAGGQIQYKARVSQVILENGRAVGVQLATGEHYYGTRIVSNATRWDTFEKLLPSELMPPSEKRWKERYQKSPSFLSLHLGVEASVLPQGTECHHILLEEWDKMEEAEGTIFVSIPTLLDPSLAPDGHHIIHSFTPSWIKDWQNLSSKEYEEKKEAAADRIIDRLEQIFPNLTQAIDYQEVGTARTHRRFLGRDDGTYGPIPRRKLAGLLGMPFNRTAIPGLYCVGDSTFPGQGLNAVAFSGFACAHRVAVDLGY, encoded by the coding sequence ATGACCAAAACAGCGCCTACTCCCTCCCATCCTGCATCGACTCGCCCGGATTATGATGTGATTGTCATTGGTTCGGGGATTGGTGGACTGGTGACGGCCACCCAACTCGCCGCGAAGGGGGCTAAGGTTCTGGTTTTAGAACGGTATTTGATTCCGGGGGGCAGTGCGGGCTATTTTGAGCGCGAGGGCTATTGTTTTGATGTGGGGGCCTCGATGATTTTTGGCTTCGGCACGGAAGGCACAACGAATTTACTCACCCGTGCTTTAGATGCTGTGGGGATGAAAATTGAGACGATTCCCGATAGTTGCCAGATTCATTATCACTTGCCCCAAGGTCTGGAACTCAAGGTGCATCGGGATTATGAGCAGTTTCTAGGGGAATTAGGCGATCGCTTTCCCCAAGAACGTCAAGGCATTCGTCGCTTCTATGACGAGTGTTGGCGGGTGTTTAACTGCCTCAATGTTATGGAATTACTCTCCCTCGAAGAATTGGGTTATTTATTCCGCGTCTTTTTTCAACACCCCCTCGCTTGTTTAGGTTTAGTGAAATATCTCCCCCAAAATGTGGGGGATATTGCCCGACGCTATATTAAAGACCCCGAATTACTCAAATTCATTGACATGGAGTGTTACTGCTGGTCGGTGGTACCGGCCGCTAAAACTCCCATGATTAACGCTGGGATGGTCTTTTCTGACCGACATTATGGCGGGATTAATTACCCCAAAGGAGGAGTGGGACAAATTGCCCAGAAACTGGTGGAAGGGCTAGAAAAAGCTGGGGGACAGATTCAATATAAAGCCCGGGTGAGTCAAGTCATTCTAGAAAATGGTCGGGCTGTAGGGGTGCAACTGGCAACGGGAGAACATTACTATGGGACGCGGATTGTTTCTAATGCCACCCGTTGGGATACCTTTGAGAAACTCCTCCCTTCGGAACTCATGCCTCCCTCAGAAAAACGCTGGAAAGAACGTTACCAAAAGTCCCCTAGTTTTCTCAGTTTACATTTAGGGGTTGAGGCCTCGGTGTTACCGCAGGGAACTGAATGCCATCATATTCTGCTGGAAGAGTGGGACAAGATGGAAGAAGCCGAGGGGACTATTTTTGTCTCGATTCCTACCCTACTCGACCCCAGTTTAGCCCCAGACGGCCATCACATCATCCACAGTTTTACACCCAGTTGGATTAAGGACTGGCAAAATTTATCAAGTAAGGAATATGAGGAGAAAAAAGAAGCGGCCGCAGACCGGATTATTGACCGTTTAGAGCAGATTTTCCCCAATTTAACCCAAGCGATTGACTATCAAGAGGTGGGAACGGCGCGCACCCATCGCCGCTTTTTAGGTCGGGATGATGGGACGTATGGCCCCATTCCCCGCCGCAAGTTGGCGGGATTGTTGGGGATGCCTTTCAATCGGACGGCTATTCCGGGTTTATATTGTGTGGGGGATAGTACATTCCCCGGACAAGGTTTAAATGCGGTGGCGTTTTCCGGTTTTGCCTGTGCGCATCGGGTGGCGGTGGATTTGGGCTATTAG
- a CDS encoding COP23 domain-containing protein: protein MEYRTSYSTLSLPLVGLALLLSAGSAQATEHSPLLLSQATTEAEDVIIQTEDDPRFTCQYNNGSYTVMYTPKEQPEYAYPWASPQDLGGGWTADKRCNTISQRLEQYRPDGLLELRTGIENNYNVICVTTQTDPSCRIVLTVPPGQDPIATRDQVFQNLTLADSGQATQGVNTFINGGNVGGIIGELGNVLGIDTSNLGGILGGSGATGGGAPMSSPGGINLRPFLAPSDGGTGTHLRQSSPIRNTPRPVRNPGNPGSGRTLNPDNFR from the coding sequence ATGGAATATCGAACCAGCTACTCAACTCTCTCCTTGCCTCTGGTCGGTCTTGCGCTGCTGCTGAGTGCCGGAAGCGCCCAAGCTACAGAACATAGCCCTCTCCTGCTGAGTCAAGCGACCACAGAAGCAGAAGATGTCATTATACAAACGGAAGACGACCCCCGTTTTACCTGCCAATATAACAACGGGTCTTACACCGTGATGTATACCCCCAAAGAGCAGCCAGAATACGCTTATCCTTGGGCATCTCCCCAAGACTTAGGGGGCGGCTGGACGGCGGATAAACGCTGTAATACCATCAGCCAACGCTTAGAACAATATCGTCCCGATGGCCTGTTAGAACTACGAACGGGGATAGAAAATAACTATAATGTTATTTGTGTGACGACCCAAACAGATCCCAGTTGTCGTATTGTCTTAACAGTACCTCCCGGACAAGACCCCATCGCTACACGGGATCAAGTGTTCCAAAATCTCACACTGGCCGATAGTGGCCAAGCGACTCAAGGGGTAAACACTTTTATTAATGGCGGTAATGTCGGCGGCATTATCGGGGAACTGGGCAATGTGTTAGGGATTGATACCTCTAACTTAGGGGGCATTTTAGGCGGCAGTGGTGCCACAGGTGGCGGTGCGCCGATGTCTTCGCCCGGTGGGATTAATTTGCGCCCCTTCCTCGCTCCCTCCGATGGGGGGACAGGGACTCACTTACGCCAAAGTAGTCCAATTCGGAATACACCCCGCCCCGTCCGCAATCCGGGGAATCCGGGGTCTGGTCGGACTTTAAACCCGGATAATTTCCGCTAA
- a CDS encoding (2Fe-2S) ferredoxin domain-containing protein, producing MNQPITQEILVCQNRTCRRQGSEKILKVLAGCDLPGVRVVGCGCLGHCGSGPMVLILPELLWYEGVTLGGIQAIILIVGRRPSIVSTG from the coding sequence ATGAACCAACCAATCACCCAGGAAATTCTTGTTTGTCAAAACCGCACCTGTCGCCGTCAAGGGTCTGAAAAAATTTTGAAGGTGTTGGCTGGGTGTGATCTTCCGGGGGTGCGTGTTGTGGGGTGTGGGTGTTTAGGACATTGTGGGAGTGGTCCAATGGTGTTGATCTTGCCGGAGTTGCTTTGGTATGAGGGGGTGACGCTGGGGGGGATTCAGGCGATTATCTTGATCGTCGGAAGAAGACCCTCGATTGTATCGACGGGATGA
- a CDS encoding FAD-dependent oxidoreductase, producing MTKTAPTPSHPASTRPDYDVIVIGSGIGGLVTATQLAAKGAKVLVLERYLIPGGSAGYFEREGYCFDVGASMIFGFGTEGTTNLLTRALDAVGMKIETIPDSCQIHYHLPQGLELKVHRDYEQFLGELGDRFPQERQGIRRFYDECWRVFNCLNVMELLSLEELGYLFRVFFQHPLACLGLVKYLPQNVGDIARRYIKDPELLKFIDMECYCWSVVPA from the coding sequence ATGACCAAAACAGCGCCTACTCCCTCCCATCCTGCATCGACTCGCCCGGATTATGATGTGATTGTCATTGGTTCGGGGATTGGTGGACTGGTGACGGCCACCCAACTCGCCGCGAAGGGGGCTAAGGTTCTGGTTTTAGAACGGTATTTGATTCCGGGGGGCAGTGCGGGCTATTTTGAGCGCGAGGGCTATTGTTTTGATGTGGGGGCCTCGATGATTTTTGGCTTCGGCACGGAAGGCACAACGAATTTACTCACCCGTGCTTTAGATGCTGTGGGGATGAAAATTGAGACGATTCCCGATAGTTGCCAGATTCATTATCACTTGCCCCAAGGTCTGGAACTCAAGGTGCATCGGGATTATGAGCAGTTTCTAGGGGAATTAGGCGATCGCTTTCCCCAAGAACGTCAAGGCATTCGTCGCTTCTATGACGAGTGTTGGCGGGTGTTTAACTGCCTCAATGTTATGGAATTACTCTCCCTCGAAGAATTGGGTTATTTATTCCGCGTCTTTTTTCAACACCCCCTCGCTTGTTTAGGTTTAGTGAAATATCTCCCCCAAAATGTGGGGGATATTGCCCGACGCTATATTAAAGACCCCGAATTACTCAAATTCATTGACATGGAGTGTTACTGCTGGTCGGTGGTACCGGC
- a CDS encoding RNA-guided endonuclease InsQ/TnpB family protein: MLNLTYNYKIIPTKEQTEKIELNLTVCQSVWNYALAQRKLWYNSRSCQVNACSIRSEYIVAPFEYPNYHTQSANLTQAKKTNDFLKSGNAQAMQQTLRKLDRAFNDMKSKGLGFPRFKRNMKSFNLVSSRIEVNGNKLKMPLLGEVKFVKSRDIPEGFKIKQVQVIKKASGYYVNLAIELDVNIPTPIPHGHALGIDVGIQSMLATSDGLILPRPKFLDKARRKIKLLQRRLRNKNKGSNKWQKLQHRIALLHEAVANRRKDYHFKLAHQLCDGVGMVFVEDINFTAWSRGLFCKQSLDIGLGQFFTILQYVCSQTDTYFAKVNPDYTSQVCPECGTHTGQKELSQRVHSCSECGYTVDRDVPASMIVKQRGLTAVGAPVVKQPSHGVLSGTSV; this comes from the coding sequence ATGCTTAACCTTACTTACAACTATAAGATAATTCCAACCAAAGAGCAGACAGAGAAGATCGAATTAAATTTAACTGTCTGCCAATCTGTTTGGAACTATGCTTTGGCTCAAAGAAAGCTTTGGTATAACAGTCGTAGTTGTCAGGTCAACGCTTGCTCTATTCGTTCTGAATATATTGTTGCTCCCTTTGAATATCCTAACTACCATACTCAATCTGCCAATTTAACCCAAGCTAAAAAGACTAACGATTTCCTTAAGTCTGGTAATGCCCAAGCGATGCAGCAAACATTGCGGAAATTAGATCGGGCGTTTAACGACATGAAAAGCAAGGGACTAGGTTTTCCTCGCTTCAAAAGGAACATGAAGTCTTTTAATTTAGTTAGTAGCAGAATTGAAGTCAATGGTAACAAGCTAAAGATGCCTCTATTGGGGGAAGTTAAGTTTGTCAAGTCACGGGATATTCCAGAGGGTTTTAAGATCAAACAAGTTCAAGTAATCAAGAAAGCATCGGGTTACTATGTCAACTTAGCAATTGAGCTTGATGTTAATATCCCAACCCCAATACCTCATGGTCACGCTTTGGGGATTGATGTTGGGATTCAAAGTATGCTGGCAACTTCCGATGGTTTGATTCTTCCTAGGCCGAAGTTTTTAGATAAAGCACGGCGTAAGATTAAATTACTACAAAGAAGGCTTAGGAATAAAAACAAAGGGTCTAATAAATGGCAGAAGCTACAGCATCGGATCGCTCTATTACATGAAGCCGTAGCCAACAGAAGAAAGGATTACCATTTCAAGTTAGCCCATCAACTCTGTGATGGAGTCGGGATGGTATTTGTTGAAGATATTAACTTCACAGCTTGGAGTAGAGGACTATTCTGTAAGCAGTCTCTAGATATAGGTTTAGGTCAATTCTTTACTATCTTGCAATATGTTTGCTCTCAAACGGATACATATTTTGCCAAGGTCAATCCAGACTATACCTCTCAAGTTTGTCCTGAATGTGGAACCCATACAGGTCAGAAAGAACTCTCTCAAAGGGTTCACTCTTGCTCTGAATGTGGCTACACCGTGGATCGGGATGTTCCTGCTTCAATGATAGTAAAACAGCGTGGATTAACTGCGGTCGGTGCGCCCGTGGTCAAACAGCCCAGTCATGGCGTTCTGTCGGGGACTTCGGTCTAG